The following proteins are encoded in a genomic region of Channa argus isolate prfri chromosome 3, Channa argus male v1.0, whole genome shotgun sequence:
- the fbxo8 gene encoding F-box only protein 8 isoform X1 has translation MTMGQALWRLPPRQQQQFQEELADRLADEEREGRQEQGRYGGAQRRAPHHCYGPDIYHLLRTRTGGKGQHGFIDLEMLPPELGITILSYLNATDLCLAGCVWQDLGNDEYLWQGLCKSTWGHCSIYSRRLPADFSYRRLYLQLDEGSLTFNASPWEGISYFMSKGILVDHPTELAKFIFYTRRLNWKMLRIYLDERRDVLDELVTLHNFSNQFLPNALRDFFRHIHAPEERGEYLETLITKFSHRFCTCNPGLVRELGLSPDAVYVLCYSLILLSIDLTSPHVKNKMSKREFIRNTRRAAHNVSDDFVGHLYDNIYLIGHVAA, from the exons ATGACG ATGGGTCAAGCACTGTGGAGACTGCCTCCCAGACAACAGCAGCAATTTCAGGAGGAACTAGCTGACCGACTGGCTgatgaagaaagagaaggaagacaAGAGCAGG GGAGGTATGGCGGTGCCCAGAGAAGAGCTCCACATCACTGTTATGGCCCTGACATTTACCATCTGCTCAGAACACGTACGGGTG gTAAAGGGCAGCATGGTTTTATAGACTTGGAGATGCTGCCACCTGAATTAGGCATCACTATACTTTCATACTTGAATGCTACTGATCTGTGCCTGGCTGGCTGTGTGTGGCAGGACTTGGGAAATGACGAATATCTATGGCAGGG GCTGTGTAAGTCCACATGGGGGCACTGTTCCATTTACAGCAGAAGACTACCTGCTGATTTTTCATATAGAAGACTTTACCTACAACTAGATGAAGGCAGCCTGACTTTTAATGCTAGCCCATGGGAG ggtATCAGTTATTTCATGTCCAAAGGTATACTAGTGGATCATCCAACTGAGCTGGCTAAGTTCATCTTCTACACCAGACGGCTCAACTGGAAAATGTTGAGGATTTACCTGGATGAGAG GAGGGATGTCCTAGATGAGTTGGTCACCCTTCATAATTTCAGCAACCAGTTCCTGCCCAATGCCCTGCGAGATTTCTTCAGACACATCCATGCaccagaggagagaggagagtaTCTGGAAACTCTTATTACCAAGTTCAGTCACAGGTTTTGCACCTGCAACCCAGGTCTTGTCCGAGAGCTGGGCCTCAGTCCAG atgctGTGTATGTGCTGTGCTACAGTCTGATCCTGCTGTCCATCGACCTCACCAGCCCCCacgtaaaaaacaaaatgtctaagAGGGAGTTTATAAGAAACACTCGCCGAGCAGCACATAATGTATCAGATGACTTTGTAGGCCACCTCTATGACAATATTTACCTGATTGGCCATGTGGCTGCATAG
- the fbxo8 gene encoding F-box only protein 8 isoform X3 — protein MTMGQALWRLPPRQQQQFQEELADRLADEEREGRQEQGRYGGAQRRAPHHCYGPDIYHLLRTRKGQHGFIDLEMLPPELGITILSYLNATDLCLAGCVWQDLGNDEYLWQGLCKSTWGHCSIYSRRLPADFSYRRLYLQLDEGSLTFNASPWEGISYFMSKGILVDHPTELAKFIFYTRRLNWKMLRIYLDERRDVLDELVTLHNFSNQFLPNALRDFFRHIHAPEERGEYLETLITKFSHRFCTCNPGLVRELGLSPDAVYVLCYSLILLSIDLTSPHVKNKMSKREFIRNTRRAAHNVSDDFVGHLYDNIYLIGHVAA, from the exons ATGACG ATGGGTCAAGCACTGTGGAGACTGCCTCCCAGACAACAGCAGCAATTTCAGGAGGAACTAGCTGACCGACTGGCTgatgaagaaagagaaggaagacaAGAGCAGG GGAGGTATGGCGGTGCCCAGAGAAGAGCTCCACATCACTGTTATGGCCCTGACATTTACCATCTGCTCAGAACAC gTAAAGGGCAGCATGGTTTTATAGACTTGGAGATGCTGCCACCTGAATTAGGCATCACTATACTTTCATACTTGAATGCTACTGATCTGTGCCTGGCTGGCTGTGTGTGGCAGGACTTGGGAAATGACGAATATCTATGGCAGGG GCTGTGTAAGTCCACATGGGGGCACTGTTCCATTTACAGCAGAAGACTACCTGCTGATTTTTCATATAGAAGACTTTACCTACAACTAGATGAAGGCAGCCTGACTTTTAATGCTAGCCCATGGGAG ggtATCAGTTATTTCATGTCCAAAGGTATACTAGTGGATCATCCAACTGAGCTGGCTAAGTTCATCTTCTACACCAGACGGCTCAACTGGAAAATGTTGAGGATTTACCTGGATGAGAG GAGGGATGTCCTAGATGAGTTGGTCACCCTTCATAATTTCAGCAACCAGTTCCTGCCCAATGCCCTGCGAGATTTCTTCAGACACATCCATGCaccagaggagagaggagagtaTCTGGAAACTCTTATTACCAAGTTCAGTCACAGGTTTTGCACCTGCAACCCAGGTCTTGTCCGAGAGCTGGGCCTCAGTCCAG atgctGTGTATGTGCTGTGCTACAGTCTGATCCTGCTGTCCATCGACCTCACCAGCCCCCacgtaaaaaacaaaatgtctaagAGGGAGTTTATAAGAAACACTCGCCGAGCAGCACATAATGTATCAGATGACTTTGTAGGCCACCTCTATGACAATATTTACCTGATTGGCCATGTGGCTGCATAG
- the fbxo8 gene encoding F-box only protein 8 isoform X2, with protein MGQALWRLPPRQQQQFQEELADRLADEEREGRQEQGRYGGAQRRAPHHCYGPDIYHLLRTRTGGKGQHGFIDLEMLPPELGITILSYLNATDLCLAGCVWQDLGNDEYLWQGLCKSTWGHCSIYSRRLPADFSYRRLYLQLDEGSLTFNASPWEGISYFMSKGILVDHPTELAKFIFYTRRLNWKMLRIYLDERRDVLDELVTLHNFSNQFLPNALRDFFRHIHAPEERGEYLETLITKFSHRFCTCNPGLVRELGLSPDAVYVLCYSLILLSIDLTSPHVKNKMSKREFIRNTRRAAHNVSDDFVGHLYDNIYLIGHVAA; from the exons ATGGGTCAAGCACTGTGGAGACTGCCTCCCAGACAACAGCAGCAATTTCAGGAGGAACTAGCTGACCGACTGGCTgatgaagaaagagaaggaagacaAGAGCAGG GGAGGTATGGCGGTGCCCAGAGAAGAGCTCCACATCACTGTTATGGCCCTGACATTTACCATCTGCTCAGAACACGTACGGGTG gTAAAGGGCAGCATGGTTTTATAGACTTGGAGATGCTGCCACCTGAATTAGGCATCACTATACTTTCATACTTGAATGCTACTGATCTGTGCCTGGCTGGCTGTGTGTGGCAGGACTTGGGAAATGACGAATATCTATGGCAGGG GCTGTGTAAGTCCACATGGGGGCACTGTTCCATTTACAGCAGAAGACTACCTGCTGATTTTTCATATAGAAGACTTTACCTACAACTAGATGAAGGCAGCCTGACTTTTAATGCTAGCCCATGGGAG ggtATCAGTTATTTCATGTCCAAAGGTATACTAGTGGATCATCCAACTGAGCTGGCTAAGTTCATCTTCTACACCAGACGGCTCAACTGGAAAATGTTGAGGATTTACCTGGATGAGAG GAGGGATGTCCTAGATGAGTTGGTCACCCTTCATAATTTCAGCAACCAGTTCCTGCCCAATGCCCTGCGAGATTTCTTCAGACACATCCATGCaccagaggagagaggagagtaTCTGGAAACTCTTATTACCAAGTTCAGTCACAGGTTTTGCACCTGCAACCCAGGTCTTGTCCGAGAGCTGGGCCTCAGTCCAG atgctGTGTATGTGCTGTGCTACAGTCTGATCCTGCTGTCCATCGACCTCACCAGCCCCCacgtaaaaaacaaaatgtctaagAGGGAGTTTATAAGAAACACTCGCCGAGCAGCACATAATGTATCAGATGACTTTGTAGGCCACCTCTATGACAATATTTACCTGATTGGCCATGTGGCTGCATAG